A portion of the Pseudomonas protegens CHA0 genome contains these proteins:
- a CDS encoding P-loop NTPase fold protein, with product MWADVDTKQDFLNYSEVADLVIDVIRDPNMRPVTVGVFGSWGTGKSTLLNLIEDGLNPIEDHTDFVVVRFDAWLYQGFDDSRAALMEVIASTLMDATRSSETLFEKAKKLFSRVRKMRLLGLMAEGGALAAGVPAFGLGAKSMDAIGNLFSGEVDANAVSVLREDGAKAKAHFTDLLADEKQSTPPKQIAAFRAEFADVLEGLNKTLVVFVDNLDRCLPAQTIHTLEALRLFLFMGHTAFVVAADEDMVRHSVSQHFKDPGDRHVTDYLDKLIQVPVRVPKLGVQEVRAYLFLLFASAGGQADSESFERLRTGLEANLREAWKDEPISTEKALSLMGVNPPAEVAEAFPIADRIASMLATSTSVSGNPRIVKRMLNVIRMRSRVAKVRKMPVNEALIAKIALFERCMEEKAIAHLYSVINIAAGGKPEIIAVLEALLEDPEKFKAACPDVWKEKSELLREWLTLEPSLAPIDLRPIVYLSRETTPLRVLRAGLSADAANALGILKRTINTSSPAAISAIKTIPASERSLVMAQLIESMRSHSDWSVRAPGFEGAQLLAENSSDAGSVLSDFIHTVMPGKLKPWLSAKVRGAKWFKQKELK from the coding sequence ATGTGGGCTGACGTCGACACAAAGCAAGATTTTCTTAACTATTCCGAGGTCGCAGATCTCGTTATCGATGTAATACGTGATCCCAACATGAGGCCAGTAACCGTTGGGGTATTTGGATCCTGGGGCACTGGTAAATCGACGCTTTTGAACCTAATCGAAGACGGGCTGAATCCAATTGAGGACCACACTGACTTCGTTGTCGTTCGCTTCGACGCATGGTTGTATCAAGGATTCGATGATTCGCGTGCAGCACTCATGGAGGTGATCGCATCCACCTTAATGGATGCCACTAGGTCATCCGAAACCCTCTTCGAAAAAGCTAAGAAACTGTTCTCCCGAGTCAGGAAAATGCGGTTGCTGGGCCTGATGGCTGAGGGCGGCGCACTCGCTGCTGGTGTGCCTGCTTTTGGGCTTGGTGCAAAGAGCATGGACGCCATCGGAAACTTGTTTTCCGGCGAAGTCGACGCTAATGCCGTGTCTGTCTTGAGAGAAGATGGAGCTAAGGCAAAAGCACATTTCACGGATTTGTTAGCAGACGAAAAGCAAAGCACTCCCCCTAAGCAAATAGCAGCCTTCAGGGCGGAGTTTGCCGATGTATTGGAGGGACTGAACAAGACGCTAGTTGTATTCGTAGATAATTTGGATCGATGCCTGCCGGCCCAGACTATTCACACTCTAGAGGCACTACGGCTTTTCCTCTTCATGGGGCACACAGCTTTCGTGGTTGCTGCTGACGAGGACATGGTTCGGCACTCGGTCAGTCAGCACTTCAAAGATCCAGGTGATAGGCATGTAACTGACTACCTAGACAAGTTGATCCAAGTTCCGGTCCGGGTACCTAAGTTGGGCGTTCAAGAGGTAAGGGCATATCTATTTCTGCTCTTTGCATCTGCTGGCGGTCAAGCAGACTCCGAAAGCTTTGAGCGTCTAAGAACAGGTCTTGAGGCAAACCTTCGTGAGGCTTGGAAGGATGAGCCCATTAGCACAGAGAAAGCATTAAGCCTCATGGGCGTAAACCCGCCCGCAGAGGTCGCCGAGGCTTTCCCAATAGCTGATCGCATCGCATCAATGCTTGCGACGTCGACCTCAGTTTCCGGAAATCCTCGAATAGTTAAACGGATGCTCAATGTGATCCGAATGCGGTCTCGCGTTGCCAAAGTCCGGAAAATGCCTGTCAACGAAGCCCTCATAGCAAAGATCGCTCTCTTCGAGCGATGCATGGAAGAAAAGGCGATTGCACATTTGTACTCCGTCATCAATATCGCAGCTGGTGGCAAGCCGGAGATCATAGCGGTGCTCGAAGCTCTTCTAGAGGATCCAGAAAAGTTCAAAGCAGCATGCCCTGATGTGTGGAAAGAGAAGAGTGAGTTATTGCGTGAGTGGCTTACGTTGGAGCCCTCACTTGCTCCAATCGATCTTCGCCCAATTGTTTACTTGAGCAGAGAAACGACGCCGTTGCGAGTGCTACGCGCGGGCCTATCGGCGGATGCTGCAAACGCCCTTGGGATCTTAAAGCGAACAATCAACACGTCCTCTCCCGCGGCTATATCAGCCATAAAGACTATTCCGGCATCAGAACGAAGTCTTGTCATGGCCCAGCTAATTGAGTCAATGCGGTCGCATTCTGATTGGTCTGTAAGGGCCCCAGGTTTCGAGGGCGCGCAGTTGCTTGCAGAAAACTCGTCTGATGCGGGAAGTGTCCTTTCTGACTTCATCCACACGGTAATGCCCGGCAAACTCAAGCCATGGCTCAGCGCAAAGGTGCGTGGTGCTAAGTGGTTCAAACAGAAAGAGTTGAAATGA